Proteins co-encoded in one Gehongia tenuis genomic window:
- a CDS encoding penicillin-binding transpeptidase domain-containing protein, protein MRTPGVSTKKRMVASLIAILVILGGIIIRLGYIQLVQGGDLQAKALDQWTSDLPVTAKRGSILDRNGQSLAQSASTDTVLLRPNQIKDGDAEETARVLADLLEMDYDSVLEKVKDKSKGEIWLKRQVEREVVQEIKSHNLKGVAFSVDSKRYYPMNNLLCQVLGFVSVDGNGLSGIESKLNKYLAGTDGRIVSEVGADRQELPGGTEQYVEPIDGYDVVLSIDYVIQSFAEKHLDEALQATGGKKAMAIVMDPSTGEVLAMANKPDYDLNDPPRNDSELLQSLSRNSCVSDVYEPGSTFKIVTTAAGLETGVITKDSTFYCPGYQIVDGQKIKCWRHYNPHGSETLTQGVMNSCNPVFMEIAGRLGKEKFYQYIDAFGFGKKTGIQFDGEEPGILMGIQYVKNVDLARIGFGQTIAVTPIQLTTAVSAAVNGGTLYEPTLVREVRDQDGNTVESFVKSSKGQVISAANSQLLREMLEMTVKEGTGRNAYLPGYRVGGKTGTAQKYEDGKIVSDKTIASFVGFAPADDPKIVVLVVVDEPTIGDDHGSQAAAPYAKGIIQDTLQYMKVQPQYEDGENELATVEVPDCIDLDITSAAERLRAKGLSYTQDGVGGTVVDMLPKPGAVMEEGSIVLLYMSEKDDDTKLDEPVHSGDEVEVPNLFGKSIADCEKELAGRGLMLDASGEGVAVSQEPNAGESVSVGSKIKVNFGTGQ, encoded by the coding sequence TTGAGGACACCCGGCGTTTCCACCAAAAAGAGAATGGTTGCCTCCCTGATTGCGATTTTAGTGATCCTGGGGGGCATTATCATCAGATTGGGTTATATTCAGCTGGTGCAGGGCGGGGACCTTCAGGCGAAGGCCCTGGATCAATGGACCAGCGATCTGCCCGTCACGGCCAAGCGGGGCAGCATTTTGGACCGGAACGGACAATCCCTGGCCCAAAGCGCCAGCACCGACACGGTGCTTCTTCGCCCAAACCAGATCAAGGATGGGGATGCCGAGGAGACGGCCCGCGTTCTTGCCGATCTGCTTGAGATGGACTATGACTCCGTACTGGAAAAGGTGAAGGACAAATCAAAGGGTGAGATCTGGCTGAAACGTCAGGTGGAACGGGAAGTGGTGCAGGAGATCAAGTCCCACAACCTGAAGGGCGTGGCCTTCTCCGTGGATTCCAAGCGCTACTATCCCATGAACAATCTTCTGTGCCAGGTTCTGGGCTTCGTATCCGTGGACGGCAACGGCCTTAGCGGCATCGAGTCCAAGCTCAATAAATATCTTGCGGGCACCGACGGCCGCATCGTCTCCGAGGTGGGCGCCGACCGGCAGGAGCTGCCCGGCGGCACCGAGCAGTACGTGGAGCCCATCGACGGCTACGACGTGGTGCTCAGCATCGACTATGTGATCCAAAGCTTCGCCGAGAAGCACCTTGACGAGGCCCTTCAGGCCACCGGCGGTAAAAAGGCCATGGCTATCGTCATGGACCCGAGTACCGGCGAGGTGCTGGCCATGGCGAACAAGCCGGATTACGATCTCAACGATCCGCCCCGGAACGATTCGGAGCTTTTGCAGTCCCTGAGCCGCAACTCCTGCGTTTCCGACGTGTATGAGCCCGGCTCCACCTTCAAGATCGTCACCACAGCGGCGGGCCTGGAGACGGGTGTGATCACCAAGGACAGCACCTTCTACTGCCCCGGCTATCAGATCGTGGACGGCCAGAAGATCAAGTGCTGGCGCCATTACAATCCCCACGGCTCCGAGACGCTGACTCAGGGCGTGATGAATTCCTGCAACCCGGTGTTCATGGAGATCGCCGGGCGGCTGGGCAAGGAAAAATTCTATCAGTACATCGACGCCTTCGGCTTTGGCAAAAAGACGGGCATCCAGTTCGACGGCGAGGAGCCCGGCATCCTGATGGGAATTCAGTACGTCAAAAATGTGGATCTGGCCCGTATCGGTTTCGGCCAGACCATCGCCGTCACACCCATCCAGCTTACCACGGCGGTGAGCGCCGCGGTGAACGGCGGAACTCTGTATGAACCCACCTTGGTGCGGGAGGTCCGGGACCAGGACGGCAACACGGTAGAAAGCTTTGTGAAATCCAGCAAGGGCCAGGTGATTTCCGCGGCCAACAGCCAACTCCTTCGGGAGATGCTGGAGATGACCGTGAAAGAGGGCACCGGCCGCAACGCCTACCTGCCCGGTTACCGGGTGGGCGGCAAGACCGGCACCGCGCAGAAGTACGAGGACGGCAAGATCGTCAGCGACAAGACCATCGCTTCCTTCGTGGGCTTTGCGCCCGCCGACGATCCGAAGATCGTGGTGCTGGTGGTTGTGGATGAACCCACCATTGGCGACGACCACGGTTCCCAGGCGGCGGCGCCCTACGCCAAGGGCATCATCCAGGATACGCTGCAGTACATGAAGGTCCAGCCCCAGTATGAGGATGGCGAAAACGAGCTTGCAACGGTGGAAGTGCCCGACTGCATCGATCTTGACATCACTTCCGCGGCGGAGCGGCTCAGGGCCAAAGGTCTTTCCTACACCCAGGACGGCGTGGGAGGCACGGTGGTGGATATGCTCCCGAAGCCCGGCGCGGTCATGGAGGAAGGGTCCATCGTGCTGCTGTACATGAGCGAAAAGGACGACGACACCAAACTGGATGAACCGGTGCACAGCGGCGATGAGGTGGAGGTGCCCAACCTCTTTGGCAAATCCATTGCGGACTGCGAGAAGGAGCTTGCGGGCCGCGGCCTCATGCTGGACGCCAGCGGGGAGGGCGTGGCCGTATCCCAGGAGCCAAACGCCGGCGAGAGCGTCAGCGTGGGCAGTAAAATAAAAGTGAACTTCGGAACGGGCCAATAG
- the rsmH gene encoding 16S rRNA (cytosine(1402)-N(4))-methyltransferase RsmH — MTYHVPILLKEAVEGLVRDREGIYVDGTTGGGGHSEGIAKRLLGNGKLICLDQDSEALAEAGQRLRPFSERVKLVKANFRDLAEVLDGLGIEKADGILLDIGVSSHQLDAGERGFSYQADAPLDMRMDRQQSFSAYDVVNGYSETELLRVIRDYGEEKWAARIAKFIVEARKGGPLESTGQLVDVIKAAIPASARREGPHPAKRTFQAIRIEVNDELGALQDGLERGVERLRPGGRMAVITFHSLEDRMVKQTFRRLADPCTCPKSFPVCVCGKKPQVEIVTRKPIQPSSEEIEGNPRARSAKLRIAQRLCSNT, encoded by the coding sequence ATGACCTACCATGTACCCATCCTGCTGAAAGAGGCCGTGGAAGGCCTGGTGCGGGACCGGGAGGGCATCTACGTGGACGGGACCACCGGCGGCGGCGGTCACAGTGAAGGCATTGCGAAAAGACTCCTTGGTAACGGAAAGCTGATCTGCCTGGATCAGGACAGTGAGGCCCTTGCGGAAGCGGGGCAGCGCCTTCGTCCCTTTTCGGAGCGGGTGAAGCTGGTCAAGGCCAATTTCCGGGATCTCGCCGAGGTTTTGGATGGGCTGGGGATAGAAAAGGCGGATGGCATTTTGCTGGATATCGGCGTCTCCTCCCATCAGCTGGACGCGGGGGAGCGTGGATTTTCGTACCAGGCGGACGCGCCGCTGGACATGCGCATGGACCGGCAGCAAAGCTTTTCGGCCTATGACGTGGTGAACGGCTACAGCGAAACCGAGCTTCTTCGGGTGATCCGGGACTACGGCGAGGAAAAATGGGCGGCGCGCATCGCAAAATTCATTGTGGAGGCTCGAAAGGGCGGGCCTCTGGAGAGCACCGGACAGCTGGTGGACGTGATTAAGGCGGCCATTCCGGCATCGGCCCGGAGGGAAGGACCTCACCCGGCCAAGCGGACCTTTCAGGCAATCCGTATCGAGGTCAACGACGAACTGGGCGCCCTTCAGGACGGGCTGGAGAGGGGCGTGGAAAGGCTCCGGCCCGGCGGCCGGATGGCGGTGATCACCTTCCATTCCCTGGAGGACCGGATGGTGAAGCAGACCTTTCGGAGGCTGGCCGATCCCTGCACTTGCCCCAAATCCTTTCCCGTATGCGTGTGCGGGAAGAAGCCGCAGGTGGAGATCGTCACCCGAAAACCCATCCAGCCAAGCAGCGAGGAAATCGAGGGCAACCCGCGGGCCCGGAGCGCCAAGCTCCGCATCGCCCAGCGGCTATGTTCTAACACATAA
- a CDS encoding UDP-N-acetylmuramoyl-L-alanyl-D-glutamate--2,6-diaminopimelate ligase yields the protein MLLSKLIKDMGALEMRGPDVEIGNLAYHSARVKPGELFYCVPGQRTDGHLYGEDAVEHGAAALVVEHFLPLEVTQVRVKDARHFMALTAAKFFGYPAKKLKLIGVTGTNGKTTTTYLIRSIAEAAGIPCGLMGTVGYLIGSEKKEAILTTPESVDLHRMLREMVDKGMEWVVMEVAAHALLMGRVDGLIFDVAVFTNLTQDHLDFFGTMERYRDAKKILFEKARCRTAVLNADDDCAQDLVAKDAYPVYHYGICRQQDVYATDIDVKDMGIAFQMHLPGSEAVAMDLALAGVFSIYNSLAAATACYALGIDTAAIKQGLKTVKSVSGRFEVLPLEKEYKVILDYAHTPDGLYNILKTLKDGAKGRVITLFGCGGDRDRGKRPLMGEVAGKYSDFCVLTSDNPRTEEPLEIIAAIEKGLKKTPCPYTVIEDRREAIAYALHIARKDDVVLLAGKGHETYQNIKGVRHAFDEKKIVYELLAP from the coding sequence ATGTTACTTTCCAAACTGATAAAGGACATGGGCGCTCTTGAGATGCGGGGCCCCGACGTGGAGATCGGGAACCTGGCCTATCATTCGGCAAGGGTGAAGCCGGGTGAGCTGTTCTACTGCGTGCCCGGCCAGCGCACCGATGGCCATCTCTATGGCGAGGACGCGGTGGAACACGGCGCGGCGGCCCTCGTGGTGGAGCATTTTCTGCCCCTTGAGGTGACCCAGGTCCGGGTGAAGGACGCCCGCCATTTTATGGCCCTGACGGCGGCGAAGTTTTTCGGCTACCCGGCAAAAAAGCTGAAGCTCATCGGAGTGACCGGCACCAACGGCAAGACCACCACGACCTATCTCATTCGCTCCATCGCGGAAGCCGCGGGCATTCCCTGCGGACTGATGGGCACGGTGGGCTACCTCATCGGCAGCGAGAAGAAGGAGGCCATTTTAACCACGCCCGAATCGGTGGATCTGCACCGAATGCTCCGGGAGATGGTGGATAAGGGCATGGAATGGGTGGTCATGGAGGTGGCGGCCCACGCCCTTTTGATGGGCCGGGTGGACGGCCTCATCTTTGATGTGGCGGTGTTCACCAACCTGACCCAGGACCATCTGGACTTTTTTGGCACCATGGAGCGTTACCGGGACGCCAAGAAGATACTGTTTGAGAAGGCACGCTGCCGGACGGCGGTTTTGAACGCCGATGACGATTGCGCCCAGGATTTGGTTGCCAAGGACGCCTATCCGGTTTATCATTATGGCATCTGCCGCCAGCAGGACGTCTATGCCACCGACATCGATGTGAAGGACATGGGCATTGCCTTTCAGATGCATCTGCCCGGCAGCGAGGCCGTAGCCATGGATCTGGCCCTGGCGGGCGTGTTCAGTATCTACAACTCGCTGGCAGCCGCCACCGCCTGCTATGCCCTTGGCATCGACACGGCGGCCATCAAGCAGGGCCTCAAGACGGTCAAGAGCGTGTCGGGCCGCTTCGAGGTTCTGCCGCTCGAAAAGGAATACAAGGTCATTCTGGACTACGCCCATACGCCGGACGGCCTGTACAATATCCTCAAAACCCTGAAGGACGGCGCCAAGGGCCGGGTGATTACTCTGTTTGGCTGCGGCGGCGACCGGGACCGGGGCAAACGGCCGCTGATGGGCGAGGTGGCGGGCAAGTACTCCGATTTCTGCGTTTTGACCAGCGACAATCCGAGGACGGAGGAACCGCTGGAGATCATTGCCGCCATCGAGAAAGGACTGAAAAAGACGCCCTGTCCATATACTGTGATTGAGGACCGCCGGGAAGCGATCGCCTACGCTCTGCATATTGCTAGAAAGGACGATGTGGTGCTTCTGGCCGGCAAGGGTCATGAGACCTACCAAAACATAAAAGGCGTCCGCCATGCCTTTGACGAGAAAAAGATCGTCTACGAGCTGCTGGCGCCGTAA
- the mraZ gene encoding division/cell wall cluster transcriptional repressor MraZ, whose protein sequence is MFIGRFQYAMDAKGRMMMPAEFRLLLGERFVVSRSLHESCKCLYVYPMEGWNAFTDKLKTIPMTDLDGQDVIRELFSEASLCKVDSHGRLLLPEHLRAYAELDKDVIVMGSLDHAEIWAKEGYESYKAQRTDRKETLKKLEAMGI, encoded by the coding sequence TTGTTTATCGGCCGATTTCAATATGCCATGGACGCCAAAGGCAGAATGATGATGCCGGCAGAGTTCCGCCTGCTTTTGGGGGAGCGATTCGTCGTCTCCCGTTCCCTGCATGAGAGCTGCAAGTGCCTTTACGTGTACCCCATGGAGGGTTGGAACGCCTTCACGGACAAGCTCAAGACCATTCCCATGACGGACCTTGACGGTCAGGACGTGATCCGGGAACTGTTTTCCGAAGCGTCGCTGTGCAAGGTGGACAGCCATGGGCGTTTGCTGCTCCCGGAGCATCTCAGGGCGTATGCGGAGCTGGACAAGGACGTGATCGTGATGGGCTCCCTGGATCATGCGGAGATTTGGGCTAAAGAAGGGTATGAGAGCTACAAAGCCCAGCGCACCGACCGCAAGGAGACCCTGAAGAAGCTGGAGGCCATGGGAATTTGA
- the yihA gene encoding ribosome biogenesis GTP-binding protein YihA/YsxC, with protein sequence MEIKSASFVTSYAKPGDFPAPALMEIAVAGKSNVGKSSFINGMTRQKKLAKTSQKPGKTRLVNYFLLNGAFYLVDLPGYGFAQVSKAEKERWGEMMEGYLKGSENLRHMFLLMDIRHSPTRDDETMLRYVRILNIPFTVILTKADKVAKSKVPMRVNALMKELVLPGREWLIPFSSETGFGRDRVLARMEEVLSSSSF encoded by the coding sequence ATGGAGATTAAAAGCGCAAGCTTTGTGACAAGCTACGCAAAGCCCGGGGATTTCCCCGCACCCGCCCTCATGGAGATCGCGGTGGCGGGGAAGTCCAACGTGGGCAAATCCTCCTTCATCAACGGTATGACCCGGCAGAAAAAGCTCGCCAAGACGAGCCAAAAGCCGGGTAAAACCCGGCTGGTCAACTATTTTCTTTTGAACGGGGCGTTCTATTTGGTGGATCTGCCCGGCTACGGCTTCGCCCAGGTCTCCAAGGCGGAGAAGGAGCGGTGGGGCGAGATGATGGAGGGATACCTCAAAGGGTCGGAGAACCTTCGGCACATGTTCCTTTTGATGGACATCCGCCATTCACCCACCCGGGACGACGAGACCATGCTGCGCTACGTGCGCATTCTCAATATCCCCTTCACCGTCATTTTGACCAAGGCGGACAAAGTGGCCAAAAGCAAGGTGCCCATGCGGGTGAACGCACTCATGAAGGAGTTGGTGCTGCCCGGCAGGGAATGGCTGATTCCCTTTTCCTCGGAGACGGGTTTTGGCCGCGACCGTGTGCTGGCGCGGATGGAGGAGGTCCTCAGTTCCTCATCCTTCTAA
- a CDS encoding metallophosphoesterase — protein sequence MSIYAISDLHLAANDPSKAMDIFGEHWRDHDRKIEKAWREGVAEEDLVLVPGDISWAMHLKDAMADLRFIADLPGKKILLRGNHDFWWNSVTKIRSVLPESMEVLQNNAYRFGAAVICGSRGWVTSAEESSQDYKIYMREAQRLRLSLEAGERLRQEGDKLLVMMHYPPFNDRQENSLFTELYREFGVSLVLYGHLHNLSAGYAFEGEREGVVYRHVSCDYIDFTPQLLDPYLK from the coding sequence ATGAGCATATACGCCATCAGCGATCTGCACCTTGCGGCAAACGATCCGTCGAAAGCCATGGATATCTTCGGCGAGCATTGGCGTGACCACGATCGCAAGATTGAAAAGGCCTGGCGGGAAGGGGTCGCCGAAGAGGATCTGGTGCTGGTTCCAGGGGACATCAGCTGGGCCATGCACCTCAAGGATGCCATGGCGGATTTGCGTTTCATCGCGGATCTTCCCGGGAAAAAGATTCTGCTGCGGGGCAACCATGATTTTTGGTGGAATTCAGTCACAAAGATTCGTTCCGTACTGCCGGAAAGCATGGAGGTTCTGCAAAACAATGCGTACCGTTTTGGCGCTGCCGTCATCTGCGGCAGCCGGGGGTGGGTGACTTCCGCTGAGGAGAGCAGCCAGGACTACAAGATTTACATGCGGGAGGCACAGCGCCTGAGACTGTCCCTGGAAGCGGGGGAGCGGCTGCGGCAGGAGGGGGACAAGCTTCTGGTGATGATGCACTACCCGCCCTTCAATGACCGGCAGGAGAATTCCCTTTTTACCGAGCTGTACCGGGAGTTTGGCGTGAGCTTGGTGCTTTACGGCCACCTGCACAACCTGAGCGCGGGCTACGCCTTCGAAGGTGAGCGGGAGGGCGTGGTATACCGCCACGTGTCCTGCGATTACATCGATTTTACGCCTCAGCTCCTGGATCCCTATCTTAAATAA
- a CDS encoding CAP domain-containing protein, giving the protein MKKTLLSVVASTALLVTMPMVTAFAAPSAHTYYSVKDSFVYNDPTENLLNLSNCLRNQMEIIQKRVWTCGRITFVWRNHCGSGTRPGCTVRPSQNPCPTPSCPAETPVTPPATPSPTPTQSAQPSSPVESPVVTPEPSSIPAETPAATPTPSVTPAPTVSPEPSLPSSSVNSYETELLALVNEDRVKNGLSPYTLDPELCRIARLKAQDMADNNYFAHESPTYGKVAEMLKTFGYSYRAAGENIAKYGSIEKAHLGLMNSEGHRKNLLSSGFTQIGIGVVKKDNYFLISEFFALK; this is encoded by the coding sequence ATGAAAAAAACATTGCTATCCGTGGTCGCCAGCACCGCACTTTTGGTTACGATGCCAATGGTTACCGCTTTTGCAGCGCCCAGTGCCCATACCTATTATAGCGTAAAAGATTCGTTTGTCTACAATGACCCCACAGAAAATTTACTGAATTTATCCAATTGTCTACGAAATCAAATGGAAATCATCCAAAAACGGGTCTGGACCTGCGGACGAATCACCTTCGTATGGAGAAACCACTGCGGCTCGGGCACGCGGCCGGGCTGCACGGTCCGGCCAAGCCAAAACCCCTGCCCTACGCCGTCCTGTCCCGCTGAAACGCCCGTGACGCCGCCGGCGACACCCAGCCCCACGCCCACCCAGAGCGCACAGCCCTCCTCGCCAGTGGAAAGTCCGGTCGTGACCCCGGAACCTTCCAGCATTCCCGCCGAGACGCCTGCGGCCACGCCCACCCCGTCGGTGACGCCGGCGCCCACCGTTTCCCCGGAGCCCTCCCTTCCCTCGTCCTCAGTCAACAGCTATGAAACGGAGCTTTTGGCCCTCGTCAATGAGGACCGGGTCAAAAATGGTCTGTCCCCCTATACCCTGGATCCTGAGCTTTGCCGCATCGCCCGGCTCAAGGCCCAGGATATGGCGGACAACAATTATTTCGCCCACGAATCCCCCACTTACGGCAAGGTGGCCGAAATGCTGAAGACCTTCGGCTACAGCTATCGTGCGGCCGGTGAAAACATCGCCAAATACGGCAGCATCGAAAAGGCCCACCTCGGACTCATGAATTCGGAAGGACACCGTAAAAATCTGCTCAGCTCCGGCTTCACCCAGATCGGCATCGGCGTGGTGAAAAAGGACAACTATTTTCTGATCTCGGAATTCTTCGCCCTCAAATAA
- the lon gene encoding endopeptidase La, with protein sequence MPVVPLRGIAVFPYMVLNFDVGRERSKNALERSMVNNQLLFVTAQKDLEVDNPTLDDLYDVGTVVRVKQILVLPGDTVRVLVEGVNRARIVDVTSEDAYMEGVLEEQLEPEENPDTLEAYMRVLAKAFEKYARLSCKIPSDTVSSLESVTDPGQLADTIAANVLMKLEDKQAVLSCFSAVERLERLLAILKRETDVMELERRVGIRVKKQMDRSQREYYLREQMKAIQKELGERDNDTEELREKLEKVPLDEESRTKVMKELDRLAHMPPGTPEIPVIRTYLEWILELPYGVYTKDNMNLKNARRILDEDHYGLEKVKERIIEYLAVCRLTENLNGPILCFVGPPGVGKTSIAKSIARALDRKFVRMSLGGVRDEAEIRGHRRTYIGAIPGRIVSSIRQAGSMNPVFLFDEIDKMASDFRGDPASAMLEVLDPEQNATFRDHYMDIPFDLSKVLFVTTANSADTIPRPLLDRMELIELGGYTEDEKVEIAARHLVPKEEERHGIGPDSLAVPKPAIRRIIEDYTREAGVRSLERQIAAVCRKAAVEIVENPEEKIRVNQGKIREYLGVPRFSKDDLDKKDGVGIANGLAWTSVGGVTLLVEVTRMKGSGKLVLTGKLGDVMQESARAGMSLIRSRALRWGIDEDFHEHTDLHIHVPEGATPKDGPSAGITMVTAMVSALTGIAVKGSVAMTGEITLQGRVLPIGGLKEKMLAAVRAGITEILIPWENQKDLEEIPENVKDKIKIVPVKDIESVLRHALVRMPKPRKEEEHGD encoded by the coding sequence ATGCCCGTAGTGCCTCTTCGGGGCATCGCGGTGTTTCCCTATATGGTGCTGAACTTTGACGTGGGCCGGGAGCGTTCCAAAAACGCCCTTGAGCGGTCCATGGTCAACAATCAGCTGCTTTTTGTCACCGCCCAGAAGGATCTGGAGGTGGACAATCCCACGCTGGACGATCTCTACGACGTGGGCACGGTGGTCCGGGTCAAGCAGATTTTGGTGCTGCCCGGGGACACGGTGCGGGTGCTGGTGGAAGGCGTCAACCGGGCGCGCATTGTGGACGTGACCTCGGAGGACGCCTACATGGAGGGCGTGCTGGAGGAGCAGCTGGAACCGGAGGAGAACCCGGACACGCTGGAAGCCTACATGCGGGTTTTGGCCAAGGCCTTTGAAAAATATGCCCGGCTTTCCTGCAAGATTCCCTCGGACACCGTATCCTCCCTCGAATCGGTGACGGACCCCGGTCAGCTGGCGGATACCATCGCCGCCAACGTCCTCATGAAGCTGGAGGACAAGCAGGCCGTTTTGTCCTGCTTTTCCGCAGTGGAGCGGCTGGAGCGGCTGCTTGCCATCCTGAAGCGGGAGACGGACGTGATGGAGCTGGAACGCCGGGTGGGCATCCGGGTGAAAAAACAGATGGACCGCTCCCAGCGGGAGTACTATCTCCGCGAGCAGATGAAGGCCATCCAAAAGGAGCTGGGGGAGCGGGACAACGACACCGAGGAGCTTCGGGAGAAACTGGAGAAGGTGCCGCTGGACGAGGAAAGCCGCACCAAGGTGATGAAGGAGCTGGACCGCCTCGCTCACATGCCGCCGGGCACGCCGGAGATTCCGGTGATCCGCACCTACCTTGAGTGGATTTTGGAGCTTCCCTACGGCGTATACACCAAGGACAACATGAACCTCAAAAACGCACGCAGGATTCTGGACGAGGACCATTACGGCCTTGAAAAGGTCAAGGAGAGGATCATCGAGTATCTGGCGGTGTGCCGCCTCACCGAGAACCTCAATGGGCCCATTCTGTGCTTTGTGGGACCGCCGGGGGTGGGCAAGACCAGCATCGCCAAATCCATCGCCCGGGCGCTGGACCGGAAGTTCGTGCGCATGTCCCTTGGCGGCGTCCGGGACGAGGCGGAGATCCGGGGCCACCGCCGCACCTACATCGGCGCCATTCCCGGCAGAATCGTGTCCTCCATCCGTCAGGCCGGGTCCATGAACCCGGTGTTCCTGTTCGATGAGATCGACAAGATGGCCTCCGACTTCCGGGGCGATCCCGCCTCGGCCATGCTGGAGGTGCTGGACCCGGAGCAGAACGCCACCTTCCGGGACCACTATATGGATATCCCCTTCGATCTGTCCAAGGTGCTTTTTGTGACCACTGCCAACTCGGCGGACACCATTCCCCGGCCGCTGCTTGACCGCATGGAGCTCATCGAGCTTGGCGGCTACACCGAGGACGAGAAGGTGGAGATCGCCGCCCGCCATCTGGTGCCGAAGGAGGAGGAGCGGCACGGCATCGGCCCGGACAGCCTGGCCGTTCCAAAGCCCGCCATCCGCCGGATCATCGAGGACTACACCCGGGAGGCCGGCGTACGGAGCCTGGAACGGCAGATTGCGGCGGTATGCCGCAAGGCGGCGGTGGAGATCGTGGAGAACCCGGAGGAGAAAATCCGGGTGAACCAGGGCAAGATCCGGGAATACCTCGGGGTGCCCCGCTTCTCCAAGGATGACCTCGATAAAAAGGATGGTGTGGGCATCGCCAACGGCCTTGCTTGGACGTCCGTGGGCGGCGTGACCCTCCTTGTGGAGGTCACCCGCATGAAGGGCAGCGGCAAGCTTGTCCTCACCGGCAAGCTGGGCGACGTGATGCAGGAATCCGCCCGGGCGGGCATGAGCCTCATCCGCTCGAGGGCGCTTCGCTGGGGAATCGATGAGGATTTCCACGAACACACGGACCTGCACATCCATGTGCCCGAGGGCGCTACCCCCAAGGACGGCCCCTCGGCGGGCATCACCATGGTCACCGCCATGGTATCCGCCCTCACCGGCATTGCGGTGAAGGGGAGCGTTGCCATGACCGGCGAGATCACCCTCCAGGGACGGGTGCTGCCCATCGGCGGCCTCAAGGAAAAGATGCTGGCCGCGGTGCGGGCGGGCATCACCGAGATCCTCATTCCATGGGAGAATCAGAAGGATCTCGAGGAGATTCCGGAGAATGTGAAGGACAAGATCAAAATCGTACCCGTGAAGGATATCGAGAGCGTCCTGCGGCACGCCCTTGTGAGGATGCCCAAGCCCAGGAAGGAAGAAGAGCATGGAGATTAA